The segment GGGTTGATAATTTGATAATAATTTCATCAAAACCAAAAGTTTTATAAACCTCGAAAACAAGATCAATGAAAGTAGACACTTCAGCTTGTATTTGTTCTTCTGTACAGAAAATGTGTGCGTCGTCCTGAGTAAAATTTCTAACTCTCATTAAACCGTGCAATGCACCAGAGGGTTCATTTCTATGACAAGAACCAAATTCAGCAAGGCGAATAGGTAAATCTTTATAACTTTTTAAACCTTGATTAAATACTTGAATATGGCAAGGACAATTCATTGGTTTTATTGCATAAGTTCTATTTTCTGATGCCGTAGTGAACATATCTTCTCTGAATTTATCCCAATGACCTGATTTTTCCCAAAGAGATTTATCAACAGCTTGAGGGGTTTTAATTTCTAGATAATCATTTTTATTAAGTATTTCTCTTACATATTTTTCAAGAACTTGGTAGATTGTCCATCCATTTGGATGCCAAAAAATCATACCTGGAGATTCTTCTTGTATGTGAAAGAGTGAATGCTTTTTTCCAAGTTTTCTATGATCTCTTTTTTCCGCCTCTTCGATTCTTTTTAAGTAATCATTGAGTTCTTTCTCTTTAGCCCAAGCAGTTCCATATATTCTCTGTAATGATTCATTTTCACTATTACCTCTCCAATATGAACCAGATAACTTTAATAATTTAAAATGTCTAAGGTGGCATGTATTTGGAACATGAGGACCTCTGCACATATCAATATATTCTTCGTGTTTATATAAATTGATGAGACCTTCATCAGGAATTTCTTCAATTATTCTTAATTTAAAAGTTTCATCTCTTTCTTGAAAAGTTTTAATTGCTTCTTTTTTGGTAACTTGTAAAATCTCAACATCATAATTTTTTTTAATTAAGTTATTAATTCTGTTTTCTATTTTTATTAAATCCTCAGGCGTAAATCTATATTCCGAAAAAATATCATAATAAAAGCCATTATCAATTACTGGACCAATTGCCATTTTTATATTTGGATAAAGTTGTTTAACGGCATGACCAATCAAATGAGCAAAGGAATGTCTAATTATCTCTATACCGTCTTTATCACGGGATGTAATTATTACCACTTTAGAATCATTATCTATGGGAAGTGTTGCATCAAAAAGAACGTCATTTACTTTTCCCGCAATTGTTGCTTTGGCTAAGCCGGATCCAATACTCTGAGCTATTTCTTGAATAGTTACCGGCTTTTCAAATACTTTTTTAGATCCATCTGGTAATGTTATTTCTGGCATGATTTATTTCTCTATTTCAAAAAATCCTAATTCAGATTTAACTCTACTAAGGGTTTTATTTGCCACTACTTCAGCTTTCTCTTTACCTTGGATAAGTATCTTATTTAACTCATGCGGATCGTTAATCAGAACTTGATATCTTTCTTGAATAGGTTTAAGCGATTCTATTATTTGTTCTGTAAATATTTTTTTAAAGGTCCCCCATCCTGTTTGAGATAAATCGTTCTCTAATTCAGAAACTTCTTTACCACTTAATAATGAATAAATCATTAAAAGATTTCTGGATTCAGGCCTCTCGGGATTATTAAATTCCATTCCCATATAACTATCACTTTTAGCTCTTTTTATTTTTTTTGTAATTATTTCAGGAGTATCTAACAAATTAATTCTACTCCCCTCGTTAATGTCACTTTTGCTCATTTTTTTAGATCCATCATTTAAGCTCATTATCTTTGAACCTTTTTTCATAATTATTGGTTGAGGAATTTTTAATATGTTTTCTTCCTTACCAAATTTGGCATTAATTCTCTGTTGTGCAATATCTTTGGCAAGTTCTAAGTGTTGTTTTTGATCTTCCCCTACTGGAACATAATCAGCATCGTATAACAAAATATCCGCAGCCATTAAGATTGGATAATCAAATAATCCAATAGAAACATTATTTCCTTGCTGAATAGATTTTTCCTTAAATTGGATCATTCTTTCCATCCAATTTATGGGAGTCATGCAATTTAATATCCAACAAAGTTCTGAATGTGCAGATATCTGGCTTTGAACAAAAATAGAACAAATTTTAGGATTTATACCACAAGCAATATATAAAGCTGCAGTGGAAAGTGTATTTTTAGAAAGTTGTTTGGTGTCATATTCTGTAGTAATTGCATGTAAATCAACTACACAAAGGAATGTTTCATGCTTCTCTTGGAGTTCAACCCAATTGTTTATTGCTCCAAGCCAGTTACCAATATGTAAATCTCCTGTAGGTTGAACTCCAGAAAGAATCCTTTTTTTATTTGTCATCCACTTCTTCTTGTTCTTTTTTGATTTCTTCTTTGATTTCTTCTTTGTTAGGTTGAGTTTGTTCACTAGGTGTATTTTTAACTGGTCTTGCAAAAGGATCAGGAACTACTTTTTTACTTCTGTTTTCAGAAGCTGTTGCCTTATTCGGTGACGATGTGTTTTTGTTATTTCTTGCAAATTTTGTTATCGATTCCATTAAATCTTTATCTTCAATCATTTCGCTAAGTGTTCTAACTGAAAATCCTAAAACTGCGACTGTCGACTTGAGTTGAAAAGCCTCCTGTATTGATCTAACAGCTTTCATTTCATTATCACTTAATCTTATTCGAAATCCTCCTCCATCTCTATTTCCTCCAGATCTGTTCCTAAAGTTAGATCTATCATTATTACCACGGCTTCTGTAGTTCTCTTGACCATAATTATTGTCGTAATTGGAATTTGACATCTTAGAGATTCTTTTTTTTATTTAAACAGTCTATTAACTTACCACCTAGTTATGCAAGAAGTCTTAAATTGAGCTTTAAAAAATTTTATCTATAGTTGAAGAGTTATGTAATTTTTCTTTTTTCATTCACAACTTGCACTAAAGTAGAAAAATAAGGATATTAAATTATTGTGTTTGATATTAGCAAAGAAAACTTTTTTAAGAATTTAATAAAGTTCCCCAAAAAAAATATATTTATGATTCTACTTTTTTTAGGTTTTGGAGAATGGTTTTTAAGTGATTTAATAAATTTTGCAGGCGGTTCGATAGGTTTTTTTATTTTATGTTTTGGGGGATATTTTTACTTAAAAAGTGAAAAGCCAAAATTTAATGAGCCAAAGGACTTAGATGGTTGGATAAAACTTTGTAATGAAGATTTAGATTTCTTCGAGGAAATTGAATTACATAATAATTTAGAAAAACAAAATATTAATAGAAAAAAAGCTCTTGAATTAATATTAAATAGAGAGAAAAAAGAAGAGATTTATTGTATTGGGCAGAAGAATTTTGACTCGAATGCAACATTATTTAAAAATTACTTTAAAGAAGATAAGTTTAAATTAAATTTTATGGAAAGACTTCCAAAATATAATTCTTCTGAAATTGTTCCTGAAGTAATTTTAAATAGCGATGCTATTTTGTATTTTTTAAAATTACCTTTATCCGCTAATGATTTTTTGTGGTTAGAAAAACTTCCTAAAAATATGCCCATTTGGTTAGTTGCATCATTTACAAAAGGATTAAGTTTTAATAATGAAATAGAAGAAGTTAAGGCTCAGATTTCAGGAGAATATGCAAACAGAATAATTAAATTTGACAAAACTAAAAATAGCTTTGCAAATATACCTTTTTCTTTGCGTAAGTTTTTTATAAGTTCAAATAATAATATTGAAAATACTAAAAAAAGACTTTTGAAGAGATTGCATACGAATTGGCAATCTGAGATTGAGGGAATAAGAAGAATGCAGTTGAATGATTTACAGAGGAGAAATCAAATTATCGTTGCTACTTCAGTTTTCTTTTCTCCGATTCCATCAATAGATGTCTTATCAATGACTGTTTTAAATTCCTTAATGATTAAAGAAATTAAGTCTATATGGGGATGTAATTGGTCTCCAGAAATATTGGATAAAGTATCAAAACAAATAATCAAGACTGCAATTGCACAGGGAGTAATTGAATGGAGTGGTCAGACTTTAATAGGTTTAACAAAATTGCATGGCCCAAATTGGTTAGTAACTGGGGCATTCCAAGCAATAAGCGCAGCATATTTAACAAGAGTAGTATCAAGTTCATTGGCCGATTTCATGGCTTTAACAAAAGGAGTCTCAGAACCTGATTTGGAATTTATAAAAGAAAACTCCGATAAGATCGTTGAAAGAGCCTTTGAAAATGAAAAAATAAATTGGAAATCTTTGATACCAGAGTTAAATATTCCATTGACTCGACTCACCTAATAATTCCAAATTTTAGACTTACTGTAAAGAAAATTATGAAAAAAAAGTTATTGCACTTTGTATTTTCTTTTCTAATATGTGTTAGTGCAAATTCATGCAAAAGGACTTCT is part of the Prochlorococcus marinus subsp. pastoris str. CCMP1986 genome and harbors:
- the thrS gene encoding threonine--tRNA ligase, which encodes MPEITLPDGSKKVFEKPVTIQEIAQSIGSGLAKATIAGKVNDVLFDATLPIDNDSKVVIITSRDKDGIEIIRHSFAHLIGHAVKQLYPNIKMAIGPVIDNGFYYDIFSEYRFTPEDLIKIENRINNLIKKNYDVEILQVTKKEAIKTFQERDETFKLRIIEEIPDEGLINLYKHEEYIDMCRGPHVPNTCHLRHFKLLKLSGSYWRGNSENESLQRIYGTAWAKEKELNDYLKRIEEAEKRDHRKLGKKHSLFHIQEESPGMIFWHPNGWTIYQVLEKYVREILNKNDYLEIKTPQAVDKSLWEKSGHWDKFREDMFTTASENRTYAIKPMNCPCHIQVFNQGLKSYKDLPIRLAEFGSCHRNEPSGALHGLMRVRNFTQDDAHIFCTEEQIQAEVSTFIDLVFEVYKTFGFDEIIIKLSTRPEKRVGSENIWDKSEEALMKALDNKSLKWVLQPGEGAFYGPKIEFSLKDCLDRVWQCGTIQVDFSMPIRLDATYIDLNNEKRNPVMLHRAILGSFERFIGILIEQYEAKFPIWLAPYQIILLSITDRNIEKCLKFNQLINSKGYRSKVDIRNEKIGYKIREATIGRIPLIAVIGDKEEQFDSVALRALDGKNLGIFKLDDLYKLMNNLIEKKGRTE
- the trpS gene encoding tryptophan--tRNA ligase codes for the protein MTNKKRILSGVQPTGDLHIGNWLGAINNWVELQEKHETFLCVVDLHAITTEYDTKQLSKNTLSTAALYIACGINPKICSIFVQSQISAHSELCWILNCMTPINWMERMIQFKEKSIQQGNNVSIGLFDYPILMAADILLYDADYVPVGEDQKQHLELAKDIAQQRINAKFGKEENILKIPQPIIMKKGSKIMSLNDGSKKMSKSDINEGSRINLLDTPEIITKKIKRAKSDSYMGMEFNNPERPESRNLLMIYSLLSGKEVSELENDLSQTGWGTFKKIFTEQIIESLKPIQERYQVLINDPHELNKILIQGKEKAEVVANKTLSRVKSELGFFEIEK
- a CDS encoding YcjF family protein; translated protein: MFDISKENFFKNLIKFPKKNIFMILLFLGFGEWFLSDLINFAGGSIGFFILCFGGYFYLKSEKPKFNEPKDLDGWIKLCNEDLDFFEEIELHNNLEKQNINRKKALELILNREKKEEIYCIGQKNFDSNATLFKNYFKEDKFKLNFMERLPKYNSSEIVPEVILNSDAILYFLKLPLSANDFLWLEKLPKNMPIWLVASFTKGLSFNNEIEEVKAQISGEYANRIIKFDKTKNSFANIPFSLRKFFISSNNNIENTKKRLLKRLHTNWQSEIEGIRRMQLNDLQRRNQIIVATSVFFSPIPSIDVLSMTVLNSLMIKEIKSIWGCNWSPEILDKVSKQIIKTAIAQGVIEWSGQTLIGLTKLHGPNWLVTGAFQAISAAYLTRVVSSSLADFMALTKGVSEPDLEFIKENSDKIVERAFENEKINWKSLIPELNIPLTRLT